In the genome of Zobellia nedashkovskayae, the window GCAAAATTGCTTTGCGCGCAGACGGATTCACCCGTAGCGAGATTGACAGAAAAAGGAGTTTCCCGAATAGGGAAGCCTTTGGATGACATTAATACCGCAATTGAAAATGCTGGAACCTTAGAGGTTTATAAACTTGAGAAAAACGTAAGTATTTTGGCAACTGTTGCCGGTGCTGCGCCAATGATTGGGTTTTTAGGGACTGTAATTGGTATGATTTTGGCATTTCACGAAATGGCAACCAGTGGTGGTCAAGCTGAAATGGGCTCATTGGCATCTGGTATTTATACTGCAATGACAACTACCGTTGCCGGATTGATAGTTGGTATTATAGCTTATATAGGATATAATCACTTGGTGAATAGAACCGATAAAGTGGTTCATAAAATGGAGGCTAATGCCGTAGATTTCTTAGACTTGTTGAACGAACCTTTATAATTCTCGAGACATGAAATTAAAGGGAAGAAACAAGGTTAGTCCAGATTTTAGCATGTCTTCAATGACAGATATCGTATTTCTGTTATTGATATTTTTCATGCTTACCGCAAACTCTCCTAATGCGTTGGATTTATTACTTCCAAAAGCAAAAGGTAAGTCTACGAATACACAAAACGTATCTGTAAGTATAGATAAGAATTTACAGTATTACGTAAATAACGAGAAGATTAACGGAGAATACATAGAAATTGAACTTAAAAAGGCACTAGAAGGACAAGATAAACCCACTATTATTTTAAGGGCAGAAGAAAGCGTTGCCATCAAAGAAGCGGTGAACGTTATGGATATTGCCAACAGAAATAGTTATAAGGTAATCTTGGCTGTGCGACCCAATTAATGTCATTCCTAGACACGAGACACAAAAAAAAATCATTTACACTTACTACATTTCTACTAAGTGTACTCTTGCTTGTATTATTCTATATAGGCCTTACTTATATGGACCCACCTATCGAAAATGGAATTTCCGTTAATTTCGGTACAACTGAATTTGGTAATGGAAAGGTACAGCCTAAAGAGAAGATTCGTTCAGAACCTTTGGATACACCACCCGTTGAGCCTTCAAAGCAAGAAGAAGTTGTAGAAGAGATAGAGGAGGTTGCAGAAGATGTACCTGAGGAAGTCGTTGCTAAAGAAGCTCCAGCGGAAAAGGTATTGACGCAAGAGAACGAAGAATCCATCAAAATTAAAAAGGCAGAGGAAGCTAAGAAAAAAGCGGAGGATGTTCAGAAGGCTGCTAAGAAAAAGGCGGAAGACGCTCAGAAAAAAGCAAAGGCCGAAGCTGCTAAAAAAGCACAAGAGAAAAAAGCTGCAGAAGATAAAGCGCGTAAAGAACAAGAAGCGAAAAAGAAAAAGCTTGATGCCCTTATTGGTGGTATCAGTAAATCTGATGGTAATGCATCAGGCAGTGAAGGTGACGATAATAGAGCAGGAGATAAAGGACAACCTGATGGTGACCCTTATGCAACCAGTTATTATGGAAGTCCGGGTTCTGGCAGCGGAACTGGCGGTTACGGACTAAACGGCCGTTCTTTGGTTGGTAAAGGTCAAGTTAAACAACAATGTAACGAAGAGGGTAGAGTAGTGGTGAAAATCATTGTGGACCGGAATGGAAATGTTGTAAGTGCCACGCCAGGCGTTAAAGGAACTACTAATAATAGTCCTTGCTTATTGGATCCTGCAAAGAAAACAGCTATGAAGCACAAATGGAATCTAGATTCCAATGCACCAAGTCAGCAAGTAGGTTTTGTGGTAGTCAACTTTAAATTGGGAGAGTGACCTATCAGGAAACTTTAGATTGGATGTTTACACAACTTCCAATGTATCAGCAAAAAGGAAAGCAAGCCTATAATGCCAAACTTGATGGTATTCGCAACTTCGCAAACTATTTAGGTAATCCAGAAAATAAATTCAAAAGCATCCATGTTGGTGGCACCAATGGCAAAGGTTCTAGCAGTCATATGTTGGCATCCATTCTTCAAGAAGCGGGTTATAAAGTTGGTTTATATACATCACCGCATCTAAAAGATTTTAGAGAGCGTATCCGTGTAAATGGCAATTGCGTAGATGAAAACTTTGTGATTGAATTTATAGCAAATAATCAATCTTTTTTTGAAAATCATCATCTATCTTTTTTTGAAATGACCGTAGGTATGGCCTTCGATTATTTTGCTGAGGAAAAGGTTGATATAGCCATTGTTGAGGTTGGATTAGGAGGAAGGTTGGATTCTACCAATATTATAACACCAGAAGTAAACCTTATTACTAACATAGGTTTTGATCATGTAGATATGTTAGGTGATACGTTACCTAAGATTGCTTTTGAGAAAGCGGGAATTATTAAAGAAGGTGTGCCAGTAGTGGTAAGCGAGTTTCTGGCGGAGACTGCAGAAACTTTTCAAGATGTTGCTCAATCAAAAAATGCAAAGCTTATTTATGCCGAACAAGAAATTGATGAGGTGTATGAAACTTCGCTTTTAGGTGTATATCAAGAAAAGAATGTAAAAGGAGTAATGGCTGTTATAGAACAGCTCAGTGGTTTTACCATAACTAATGACCAATTACGTTCTGGACTTCTTAAAGTAGTACAAAACACAGGTTTAATGGGAAGGTGGCAGCAACTAAAAACTGCCCCAACGGTTATTTGTGATACCGCACATAACAAAGAAGGTCTCTCTATTGTTATAAATCAGGTAAAGCAGCAAAAATTTAGAAAATTATTTATAGTCCTTGGTTTTGTAAAAGGCAAAGACCTAAATACCATATTACAATTGTTTCCGAAAGACGCAGAATACTACTTTACATCTCCAGAAATTTCACGTGGATTAGAAGTTAATGAGTTGGTAGACAGGGCTAAAGAATTTGGGCTGGTTGGTAAAAGCTTTACGGCTGTTAAGGCTGCTTATAGCAGTGCTTTGGCAGATGCTGGACCTGAGGACTTCATCTTTGTTGGAGGTAGTACGTTCACTGTTTCAGAAGTTATTTAATTTTTTTTCTTTTTTCTTTTGAGAACTCAAAAAGAGTCTTATATTTGCACACCTTTTAGGGCAATTAGCTCAGTTGGTTCAGAGCACCTCGTTTACACCGAGGGGGTCGGGGGTTCGAATCCCTCATTGCCCACCATAATCCTCAAGCATTAAAATGTTTGAGGATTTTTTCATTTTTGGACGTTTTTAGTCCGCTAATATCAATGCTGATGTTTCATAAAAAAAATCTCATCTAATTCAATTAGATGAGATTTTTTAGTTTCAAAGGTTATTGCGTTATCTAGCCTTTTCCGATTACAATTTTTAGCTTCTCGCTATTCTCTTGTATATTTTTGGCCGTTTTGGCACTTACACCTGTTTGCCATAAATAAACACGCTTAAGGCTGCTTATTTTTTCTATATCGGGTAGGCAGGCATCAGTTACTTTGGTACCATATAAATTAAGTGCTTCTAAATGCTTCAATTTGGATAAATGAGCCACTCCTTTATCCGATATTTCTGTTTTTTCTAATTGTAGACGGGTAAGATTAGAAAACTGTGAAACACTAGAAAGCCATTCATCTGTAACATTACTATTGGCAAGAGATAGCCATGTAATATATTCTTTTATTTTTTCAAGTTCAGATAGTTTTTCTTTGGTCAGATCGGAGCCAGAGTATTTGATGTCTAATAATGAGTTTTCAGGACCCAATGTTTTAACTTCAAAACCTTGTTGCACCAGACTTGATAGTTGGGTGCTGTCCAATTTTTGAAGTTGTACTGTTTCGTACCAGGCTTTGGGATTGGTGTCTAAACCATAGCGCCTAAGTAAAACGGGTTTTATATTTTCCGTTATTTTTAAGCTGGTAAGTGCCCCTTCAAAAAGAGCACCTTGTTCAATCCACCATTCCACAGTTTTAATCTCATCGTAGGTGAGGGCATTGTTGGTGGGGGGCATGAATTTAATATTCTTTGGTGGGAGCGTAATCCTTCTGAACAGCTCACTTTCTTCCGTACTTCCTGCTACAATAACATTTTCACTATCACCGCCCATTCGTAAAGAATCCAGATGGCTCATATTAAGTCCGCCTCTTTTGATTTCATCATTATGACAACCAACGCATTTAGCCTCAAAAATTGGTGCTACCAAATTGGCATACACCAGAACGGAATCAGGGTTAGCAAACTTTGGAAGAGCGTCTTTGTTTTCCGTGCTGCCTAATAGTTTTTGAATGGGAGCAGGAGCATATTCCGTTAAATAAGTTTCACCGTGTGTCAAATTCCCACCCTTGTGGCCTTCAATAAACAACATAGCTAATAAGAGGATGTTAAAGCCGTGCTGTAGTTTAATGGGGAAAGCCTTTGGTTTACTTTTTAAATACCACCCTATGAATGCAACGACAACAAGGGCTATGCCAAGCCATCTATGTGAAAATAGATACTCTTCTTCGTAGAGGCCTGTTTCGCCCAAGAACCAACCTGTAACAGCAGCTCCCGCGGCACACAATGCTCCTAATAACCAGGCTATAGGAATTAATTTGCTTTTAACCTTGGTTTTTTTGAGGCTTTCGTACCATTCTAATGCAATGGCTAGAAAGAGAAAGCCAATGGGCATGTGTACAAAGAGGGGATGAAAACGACCTATAAATGTTGTGAATTCTAGTGCAATCATATTTGTTAGTTCTAATCTTACTATTTCAGTTGGTAATAGATTGATTTCAATTAATCTTTTTCTTTGTTTAAGAGCGGGTGGTAGAAGCTATACAGTTAACTTTTATGCAATTGTTTAGTAATCTATTTATGAAACTTAGTAAATCTAATGCGATTAGTGCAAAATACATATTCCTGATGTTAGCAATAGGGTAACAAATGGTCAAAATATGCAATGTTCAGTTTTTGTGCATCTAATAAATTATTTAATTGGTAGATTATTTTTGGAATAAACTATTAGTGTTACTGTGAATAAAATAGTTTTAGAAAATTTCTTTAGGTTTGATTAAGTTGATAAGCCATTGACCATAAGTGCTGAAAGATTAGGAAGTGGGTTGAAGGCATGAAGTCATTCAATTAATGTTTTCTTAATCCGAAATTAATTTTACCTTTGGCCTTCTATTTAAGGGTCATTAGCTCAGTTGGTTTAGAGCGCTGCCTTGACAGGGCAGAGGTCACTGGTTCGAATCCAGTATGTCCCACATAAGTTCACTTTCTTACAAATTTCCAAGATTCGCATTTTGTCTTCGCGAATAGTATAGTTATATGTTTTAGTATGGTTACAAGTGTAAAACCTTTTCTTTTTTGAGGAATAAATAAATATTTACACTTTTTTTAGTGACTTTTTAACTTAAGTAGTTTCCTACTAGGTATATAACCCGTTAATTACTAACTGTGTTTAATCCATTTATTCTACTTTTAATTATTAGTTTGATCATCTTCTTGGTCATAGTGTTATTTGTAATACCTTCTGTATTAACATCTAAAAAATATATCAAGGAAGGTAAAAGTTCTTCACGATCACGAAGAAAGGTTAAATTGAGAAAAAATGTAAAAGAACGATTAGATTAGTATCTGTCTGTTCCAATGGTATTTTTTATGGCCTTTTCAGTTTTATCTAGCTTCAATAGTAGTCCTTACTTTTGATTGATTTTCTAAATTTTATCTATCGTATTTGTAGAAGTATATTATTTGATGTGACTTTTTAATAAATGTTGGGTCTAAATATATACACTAACTAAATTACTATATGATGAATGATCTTGTTTTTGTTTTTTTCAGTATAAGTATTGCCATATTCCTATTGGGTATGGTAGTAATGTTACCAAATATCCTTTTTTCACCAAATGCTGTGACTAAAGATATAAAGCCAATAGGTTTTGCGGATGATTCTGTGATCAATGAGGCAAAATCCTTGGGTCTTGCGGATGAGGCTGCGGCCAAGGAAAGAAAAGCTTTAAGTCTTGAGAATGAAAAGGCGCGGCAAAAAAGAATGCAAAAGATAGAAAAAACCTATCGCAGAAGACATGAAAAATTGAATGTTTAATTTTTATTTCAAATTAAGAGTCGGTTTTTAATATCTATTTAATGTTAAGGCAAATGCCTTTTTTAGACGTTCTTTGAAATATGTAGCAAACATGTATTTGTATCAATAAGAAGTCTCGCCAATTACTTTTCAATTTTGAGGGTAATTCTTGATGGTATATTTTTACCTTTGCATGTCGTTGATAAGTCTGTTAAGATTCATGAAAAGATTTTTTATCTATTTATGGACCGCAATTAAGTAACAAGCAACCTATACCAAATATTGGAAACAGAAGTAGTACCGGAGTCAATGTCGGATGAAGAGCTCGTGCGAAAAATAGCCAGGCATAATAATGCCATGCTGTTTGCCGTGCTTTACGATAGGTATGCTCAAAGGGTATATAATAAATGTTACAGTTTTTCCAATTCACAAGCAGAAGCTCAAGATCTGACGCAAGATGTTTTTTTGATGCTTTTTGTAAAACTGTCAAGTTTTAAGGGAAAATCAAAATTCTCTACCTGGGTATACGCATTCACCTATAATTTTTGTGTGAATTATGTAAACAGGAATAAACAGAGGTTAATGAGCGATAAGTCGGATTCTATTTCCGAATCCACAAAGCCTATGGCAGTTGTGGATGACGATGCGGAAATAGCGAATATGCGTTCGGAAAAACTTAAAAAAGCCTTGGAATTAATTGATCCCGAGGACAAAAAAATATTGCTTTTAAAATATCAAGACGATATATCGATAAAAGAACTGACCTCAATTTTAGATGTTGGTGAAAGTGCCGTAAAAATGCGGCTGAAACGAGCTAAGTCACGTATAGTGGAAGCTTATAATAAAATACCATAACGTCTATGGAAAAGAAAAACCCATTTAAGGAAATGGAAGACTCGCTACATGAGGTTCCTCCCCATTTGAAAAAGAAGGTTATGGATGATATAGCTTCGGCTAAACTTGTTATGGACATGGCCAACCTGTTCACATGTAACTATAAGTCTGCAATAGAAGATATATTCAAAACTAACCCCGACATTATTTAACGCGTAACATCTAAGAGAACATGGATAAAGTTTCAGAGTGGCAAGATTTAGCTTTTAATACCTTAACCTCAATCATAAGTGATATAGCTTCTGCATTGCCTAATATTATAGGTGCAATAGTGATTTTGCTAATTGGTTGGGCCATTAGTAAGATAGTGCGTTTTGTTTTGAAGAAGGTATTTAAAATTGCACAACTAAGTAAGCTTTCGGATAAAATCAATGAAGCTAAGTTGTTTGGCGATAGTAATGTTAAGATTGATATTGAAAAAGTTTTACTGCAATTTGTAAAGTACATTCTTTTATTGGTCTTCATAATCGTTGCTGCAGATATTGTAGAGTTGACCATCATATCGCAGGAGATTGCTAACCTATTACGTTACTTGCCTATTTTGCTTAGCGCTATGGTCATTCTAATGATCGGATTGTATGCTGCTAAACTTATAAAATCTGCCTTAAAAAGTGTCTTTGACTCTATGGGTTTTGGAGGGGGTAAGCTCGTTAGTAGTATAGTTTTTTACATCATTATAATTTTCGTGACAATTACCGCACTAAACCAAGCGGGTATAGATACTTCTATGTTCACTAGTAATTTTACCCTTATCCTAGGGGCATTCTTATTAGCCTTTGCTTTAGGACTAGGTCTTGGGTCTAGAAATGTGGTAGAGAGTTTGTTGAAGACTTTTTATGCAAGAAAAAATTATGCCGTTGGCGATAAAGTTAAGTTTGTTGATATAGAGGGCACTATTGAAGCAATAGATAATATAAGTGTAACTTTAAATACAAAAGAAGGTAAGCTAATTGTTCCTATAAAGGAAATTGTAGAAAACAGAGTTAAGTTAGGATAGTATTTTAAATAAATAGATAGTTGGGGCGGTGCTTTAGGGAGTGCCGCCCTTTCTTGTTTAAGACAATTAGATAATATCTAAAATTCGTTCTAGAGCCATACCTCGCGATCCCTTTATAAGTATAAGACTTTCTGAATTTAGCTGATTGTCATTGAGGAAATTTTTAAGCTCTTCAAACGAATTGTATTTCTTAAGATTTGTGTCAACACGGTTAAAGTTTTCGCCCACTAGTACTACCTCATCAAATTTTAGCTTTGTAGCTAAATTAGCTATGTTCTGGTGTTCTATAGGAGCAATACTTCCTAATTCGAACATATCTCCCAGAAATGCAATTTTGTGATTTCCTTCCATTTGGGAAAAGTTTTCAAGAGCGGCTTTCATGCTTGTGGGGTTGGCATTATAAGCATCAAGTATAATCTGGTGTTTGTTACGCCTAATAATCTGTGAACGGTTATTGGTAGGGGAGTAGCTTTCTATGGCTTCCTTAATTTTATCTATAGGAACATTAAAATATTTACCCATAAGAATAGCTGCGGCACAGTTTGTAAAGTTGTAGCTACCTATCAATTGCGATTCTATGTCATTATCTTCAAAACCTACTTTTACAAAAGGGTTTGCCCCTAAAAACTCTATTTTATAGAAATCTTTTTTATCAGTACTAAAGCCGTATTTTTTAATGTACCCTCCCAGCTTTTGAAGTTGGATAGGGTCGTCTGCATTCATGAAAATATGCTTATCGTTTTTAATGAGAAAATCATAGAGTTCACTCTTGCCTTTAATAACGCCTTCCTCACTTCCAAAACCTTCAATGTGGGCTTTTCCAAAATTTGTAATGTATCCAAAATCTGGTTGCGCTAAACTGCATAGAAACTCAATTTCCTTTTGATGGTTAGCACCCATTTCCACAATAGCAATTTCGGTGTCTTCTTTTATAGAGAGTAGGGTGAGGGGGACGCCAATATGATTGTTGAGGTTGCCTTTCGTGGCAACGGTTCGGTACTTTTTTGATAGTACCGCGTTAATTAGTTCCTTGGTAGTGGTTTTGCCGTTGCTTCCGGTTAATCCAATGACTTTAGCATTGGAATGATTTCTGTGGAAGAAAGCCAGCTCTTGAAGTGCCTTCAATACATCATCAA includes:
- a CDS encoding MotA/TolQ/ExbB proton channel family protein, with product MMLFQDMAQDPAAADVMSEEKTLSVIDLIFNGGTGSVLIISVLFIMLFVALYIYFERIFAIKAASKIDGNFMNQIRDYVTNGNLDAAKLLCAQTDSPVARLTEKGVSRIGKPLDDINTAIENAGTLEVYKLEKNVSILATVAGAAPMIGFLGTVIGMILAFHEMATSGGQAEMGSLASGIYTAMTTTVAGLIVGIIAYIGYNHLVNRTDKVVHKMEANAVDFLDLLNEPL
- a CDS encoding ExbD/TolR family protein, which codes for MKLKGRNKVSPDFSMSSMTDIVFLLLIFFMLTANSPNALDLLLPKAKGKSTNTQNVSVSIDKNLQYYVNNEKINGEYIEIELKKALEGQDKPTIILRAEESVAIKEAVNVMDIANRNSYKVILAVRPN
- a CDS encoding energy transducer TonB codes for the protein MSFLDTRHKKKSFTLTTFLLSVLLLVLFYIGLTYMDPPIENGISVNFGTTEFGNGKVQPKEKIRSEPLDTPPVEPSKQEEVVEEIEEVAEDVPEEVVAKEAPAEKVLTQENEESIKIKKAEEAKKKAEDVQKAAKKKAEDAQKKAKAEAAKKAQEKKAAEDKARKEQEAKKKKLDALIGGISKSDGNASGSEGDDNRAGDKGQPDGDPYATSYYGSPGSGSGTGGYGLNGRSLVGKGQVKQQCNEEGRVVVKIIVDRNGNVVSATPGVKGTTNNSPCLLDPAKKTAMKHKWNLDSNAPSQQVGFVVVNFKLGE
- a CDS encoding bifunctional folylpolyglutamate synthase/dihydrofolate synthase — translated: MTYQETLDWMFTQLPMYQQKGKQAYNAKLDGIRNFANYLGNPENKFKSIHVGGTNGKGSSSHMLASILQEAGYKVGLYTSPHLKDFRERIRVNGNCVDENFVIEFIANNQSFFENHHLSFFEMTVGMAFDYFAEEKVDIAIVEVGLGGRLDSTNIITPEVNLITNIGFDHVDMLGDTLPKIAFEKAGIIKEGVPVVVSEFLAETAETFQDVAQSKNAKLIYAEQEIDEVYETSLLGVYQEKNVKGVMAVIEQLSGFTITNDQLRSGLLKVVQNTGLMGRWQQLKTAPTVICDTAHNKEGLSIVINQVKQQKFRKLFIVLGFVKGKDLNTILQLFPKDAEYYFTSPEISRGLEVNELVDRAKEFGLVGKSFTAVKAAYSSALADAGPEDFIFVGGSTFTVSEVI
- a CDS encoding c-type cytochrome domain-containing protein; its protein translation is MIALEFTTFIGRFHPLFVHMPIGFLFLAIALEWYESLKKTKVKSKLIPIAWLLGALCAAGAAVTGWFLGETGLYEEEYLFSHRWLGIALVVVAFIGWYLKSKPKAFPIKLQHGFNILLLAMLFIEGHKGGNLTHGETYLTEYAPAPIQKLLGSTENKDALPKFANPDSVLVYANLVAPIFEAKCVGCHNDEIKRGGLNMSHLDSLRMGGDSENVIVAGSTEESELFRRITLPPKNIKFMPPTNNALTYDEIKTVEWWIEQGALFEGALTSLKITENIKPVLLRRYGLDTNPKAWYETVQLQKLDSTQLSSLVQQGFEVKTLGPENSLLDIKYSGSDLTKEKLSELEKIKEYITWLSLANSNVTDEWLSSVSQFSNLTRLQLEKTEISDKGVAHLSKLKHLEALNLYGTKVTDACLPDIEKISSLKRVYLWQTGVSAKTAKNIQENSEKLKIVIGKG
- a CDS encoding RNA polymerase sigma factor encodes the protein METEVVPESMSDEELVRKIARHNNAMLFAVLYDRYAQRVYNKCYSFSNSQAEAQDLTQDVFLMLFVKLSSFKGKSKFSTWVYAFTYNFCVNYVNRNKQRLMSDKSDSISESTKPMAVVDDDAEIANMRSEKLKKALELIDPEDKKILLLKYQDDISIKELTSILDVGESAVKMRLKRAKSRIVEAYNKIP
- a CDS encoding mechanosensitive ion channel family protein, whose amino-acid sequence is MDKVSEWQDLAFNTLTSIISDIASALPNIIGAIVILLIGWAISKIVRFVLKKVFKIAQLSKLSDKINEAKLFGDSNVKIDIEKVLLQFVKYILLLVFIIVAADIVELTIISQEIANLLRYLPILLSAMVILMIGLYAAKLIKSALKSVFDSMGFGGGKLVSSIVFYIIIIFVTITALNQAGIDTSMFTSNFTLILGAFLLAFALGLGLGSRNVVESLLKTFYARKNYAVGDKVKFVDIEGTIEAIDNISVTLNTKEGKLIVPIKEIVENRVKLG
- a CDS encoding UDP-N-acetylmuramoyl-tripeptide--D-alanyl-D-alanine ligase, which translates into the protein MKTAQLHSIFLQFPEICTDTRKIKENSIFFALKGENFNGNKYASVALKNGAAYAVIDEKEYAESDKHILVDDVLKALQELAFFHRNHSNAKVIGLTGSNGKTTTKELINAVLSKKYRTVATKGNLNNHIGVPLTLLSIKEDTEIAIVEMGANHQKEIEFLCSLAQPDFGYITNFGKAHIEGFGSEEGVIKGKSELYDFLIKNDKHIFMNADDPIQLQKLGGYIKKYGFSTDKKDFYKIEFLGANPFVKVGFEDNDIESQLIGSYNFTNCAAAILMGKYFNVPIDKIKEAIESYSPTNNRSQIIRRNKHQIILDAYNANPTSMKAALENFSQMEGNHKIAFLGDMFELGSIAPIEHQNIANLATKLKFDEVVLVGENFNRVDTNLKKYNSFEELKNFLNDNQLNSESLILIKGSRGMALERILDII